Part of the Caulifigura coniformis genome, GACGGCCGGACTCGATCCCGAAGAGCGCGAGCAGATGCTCAGCCGCATCCAGGTTCTCTCGCAGCGGGCCGGCAAGGCCGTGCTCGTCTCGACGCACATCCTGCCTGATGTCCGCGAAGTCTGTGACAACGCAGTCATCCTGGTGAGTGGAAAAGTGCGGCTGGTCCAGTCGCTGGATGTCCTCAAGAAACCGTCGGCGCCCGTGTATCACGTCCGCTTCACCGGTGAGCACTCCACATTTCTCGACCGCGCCCGCCAGGACGGAGTGCGCTGGGAAGTCGAAGAAAACGGGACCGTCGCGCTGGATGGACTCGATGCGGGAAACGTCCATCTCGTCTGGGACTGGGCTCGCGAGACCGGAACCGCAGTCCGATCGCTCACGCCGACCCGAAACACGCTCGAGCAGATGTTCATGGACGCCGTCCGGGACGCCGGTGATGCCGGCGAACGCTGACTGGAGAAGTCGATGCGCGCGGAGTCTCCTGATCGTGTTGACCCTCGCGTGCTCATGGCTGGGTATGCAGTGGGTGCATGAAGCCGGACACGTTCTCGGGGCCCTGGCGACCGGAGGCGAGGTCGAACGTGTCGTTCTCCATCCGCTTTCGATCTCTCGGACAGACCTGCGCACGAATCCGCGCCCGCTCGTCGTGACCTGGGCCGGCCCGGCGTTCGGAGTTCTCGCGCCTCTGATCCTCTGGGGGATGGCTCGAGGGTTCTCTCTCGATTCGGCTTATCTCTTCAGGTTCTTTGCGGGCTTCTGTTGCCTCGCGAATGGCGCCTACATCGGCCTGGGATCGTTCGACGCCGTCGGCGATTGCGGCGAGTTGCTCAGGAACGGCGCCGCGATGGGGGAGCTTTGGCTGTTCGGTGCTCTCAGTTCCGCCAGCGGCCTGATCCTGTGGAATGGGCAGGGACGGCATTTTGGCCTGGGAAACAACGGCCAGCCCGTTCCATTCCGTCACTGCGCGGGACTGGCCGCGATCACCGTCGGCCTCATATCGGCTGGAAACCTGTTCTTCGGAACCGGGTAAAGACAGGGGCTGCGTTGCGACTCAGCGAGCCCTTGCGACAAGGCGCTCACGCGTCGGGTCGCATTGAGGTGAAGCGATGAGCAGCCCGAGCCCCGACAGGGGCGGCACGTCTGAGCCACGGGCGTCAGCCCGTGGAACACGGTCATGCGATGACAAAGCCCCGCAAGGGGCGACACTGCGCAATCCCTCCAGGACCCGCGCGGAATCATGCCTGGAGTCCGAGTTCAGACGCCTCCAGATGGGCGTACGCCCGTCAGCCCCCATTGCCCGCTTCACTCACCCGCCCGTCCTCCAGCACCAGCACCCGGTCCGCCAGTGCCTCCGCGTCCTGTCGGTTGTGCGTCACATGCAGAATCGTGACGCCCGTCTTCTGCTGCACCTGTTTCAGCAGGCCCCGGATCTCCAGACGCGTCGCGTCATCCAGCGCGCTCAGCGGCTCATCCAGCAGCAGCACCGGAGGCTCCGCTGCCAACGCCCGCCCCAGAGCCACCCGCTGCGACTCGCCGCCGCTCAATCCCTGGATGAACCGTGGCAGAAGTCCCCGCACGCCGAGCAGGTCGGCAATCTCGTTCACCCTGGCCTCGATCGCCTCGCGCGGCTTCTTCTGGATCGTCAGCGCAAAAGCGAAGTGCTCGTGCACACGCAGTGTCGGGAATAGTGCGAGATCCTGCGGAACGTAGCCGATGCGTCGATCGGCCGGGTCCCACTTCGTCACGTCGACATTGCCAAGAAGGATCTGCCCCGATGTCACCGGGCGCAGTCCGCAGATCGCTTCGAGGATCGTCGTCTTTCCCCGGCCGGTCCGCCCCATCAGGACGACATGCTCGCCCCGCTGAAGCTGGAACGACAGATCACTCACCCGGAATTCCCCGGCCGCGATGGACACGTTCTTCAGCTCGATCATCGGCCGAGCTCTCCACCCACGAGCCTGAGCACTCCCAGCACGAGAAACGCCATCGCCACCATGAGCAGCGACACCGCCACCGACGCCTCGAGGTTTCCCACGCTGAGTTCCAGAAAGACGGTGGTCGAAAGAACTTCGGTCCGCATCCGCGTTGCGCCGGCGAACACGAGAATCGGCCCGAACTCGCCGAGCGAACGGGCCCACGCGACGGTGAATGCCGACAGCATTCCCCGCGATGCCTGCGGGAGCGTGATTCGCGTGAACGCCTGCCCGCGCGAGCAGCCGAGCGTCCGGGCCACCTGCTCGGCCCGCGGATTGATCTGGTCGAACGTCACTCGCATCGTGCGGATCGCAAACGCGCAGGCGACGGAGAACTGCGCGAGGATGACCGCCGGGACGCCGTATGTGATCCGGATCTGGGCCGTCCGCAGGGCATCGGGAGCCCACGAGGGAAGCCGGTCCTGCACCCATCGGCCCCCCTCCTGGATCAGGTCTTCCAGGCGGTGCCCGCCGATCGGCAGGTGGAACAGGATCAACAGGCTCAGCCCGAGAACCAGCGGCGGCAGCACGATCGGAACGTCCACCAGCGTGTCCACGATCCACTTGCCGCGAAACCGGAAGCGCGACAGCAGGTAACCCAGGGCCGTTCCGATCCACAGCGAGAAGACGGCCGCGATCGTGCAGGAGACCAGCGTCAGCTTGAGCGCGTAACGGATCTCCGGCTTGTTCAGGACTTCGATGAAGTGGTCCGGCGCGGTGTAGGCCGCGTTCGCGACCAGCAGCAGCACCATCAGCAGCACGTAACAGCCGCCGATCGTTCCCAGAACGGCGAAGAACGCGACGTCGCGCCGCCGGCGGGAGAACTGCGGAAGTGATTGGGGCGGGAGCGAAGCCACGGTCGCGCAGGAAGGGGGGCGAAAACAGGGAGCCGTCATGGCGCCATGCATGCGGCCCAGCGTGACGCAACCGCACGGTGACGGTCAATCGATCCGGGCAGTGAATCACGGACCCGTGTCGACTTCACCCCGGAGCCAGCTTGCCCCGAAAGCCGCAGCCGCTACTTCAACACCGGCTGGGTCGCCATCTTCGGCGCGAACGTGCTGAACAGAACCGCGGTGAAGAACACCGCGCTTCCCACCGTCGCCGGGAAGAATGGCAACGCCATGCGGTAACAATCGACCAGGCCAAGCAGCGTTCGCGGATAGGCGACAAAGTAGACGGCGAGGTTCGACAGCAGGAAGAACGCGATCGAGGCGGCGAACGAACGGCCCAGCGCCGGTCCGAGCGGAGCGTCCGACTTCTGCAGGCCCAGTCCGAAAACCGGGAACATCGCCAGGCAGGCGTAGTTGAACCACACTTCCGGCTCAGTCGCCCAGCTCGGCTTGCCGGAGATCCACGCCAGGGCGAGGTTCATCACCGCATAGGCCGCCACCGGCAGCACGATGGCCGTGAAGCGGTTGGCGAGGTACGCCCCGCCAAACAGGCTCACCGCGTAAAACGGCGAGAAGTTCCAAGGATAGCCCGTGAAGGCGCTCTTCACGTCCAGACTACCCAGCCGCTCAATGGCATAGGGCAGAATCCAGAGAGCCAAGGTGGCAATCCAGAGGGCGGTGAACAACTTCCACTTCGGCGCGTGCATCGATCAGTATCCCTGCGTTGAGAACGCAGAATGTAGTGGGCCGGGCAGGGGACGAAAACCCTGCCTTGCACACACGCCACCGGGAATCCCGGCGGCGCTGCCGGCTCCCCGCGTCCGCGGCACGGTCCGTCGACCTATTCCTTCGTCGCGCCGCCTGATTTGGCCGCCTCGTCACGCGCCTTTTGTTCCAGACGCAGTTGCTCCAGCCGTGAGATCGGCTTCGGAGGAGCCGCCGCCGGGGCCGCAGGCTGCGCCGCGACAGCAGGCGCCTCTTTCGGCGGCGTGTCGACCCGCAGCCGGCCGCTGCCCAGCGAATGCGCGATCTGTTCGCCGTTCAGTGGAACCTGCACCTGGCAGAGAACCCCTTTCGTCGTCCCGGCCGGAGTGTCCGCCGCCGTCTTCACGGTGAACACCAGTTCCGCCTGGTCTTTCGTCAGCTTCAGCGGAGCCGCCTCCGCCTTGGCCGGCAGCCCGACGAGTTTCACCTCGGCCTCGCCATCCCAGTCGCGACGCTTCTCCACTTTCACCAGCAGCGGCGTTTCCTTCCCCTGAACGACGGCCGCCTGCTCGAATTCGAATTTGATGAACGGAGCTTCCACGGTCAGCGGAATGAACTCCGAGCACGTTTCGATCGTGCGGCCGTTGATATCAGCGAATGCCCGGACGGCGATCGGCGACATCCGCACCGCCGCGTTCGTCGCGGCGTTCAGCGTGATCGTCGTTTCGTTCTGGTCCTTGGGGATCTGGGCCGCCGTGTTCGAACTGCATCCCGGCGGGTTCTGCAGCAGGAGGACGTTGATCGCCTCCTTGTACTCCGGGGCCCGTTCGACGACGACCTTCAGCGAGCAGCCCCCTCCCTGGACGATCGGCCCCTTGGGCCCCTCCAGGCGAACCTTGAACGGCGCGGCGTTCGTGACGACGACCGGCATCCGTTCCTGACGCTCCGTCCACATCCGTTCCGCGTTCCGCCCGCGTACCAGCATCGGCTCCTGCGACAGCGCCGCCCGCGCCAGCGTTTCAGGCTTCGCCGGGTCGCCGCATTCCACATTCAACGTCGACCACGCGCCCGAAAGCGGCGCATCGGCCGCCGCCCGCAGCACGAACGGCATCGTCCCGTCGCTGGCCCACTCCGCAGGATGATCCAGCGTCACCCCCTTCGGAAGATTCTCGGCGATCATCCGGACAGCCCCGCCGACGTCCTGGCGGGCGACCGTCATCTGGTAGCCATGCGCCCCCCCCTGCGGGATTGCGAAGTTCGGAAGCACGTAGCGGCGGATCTCGGCGGTCGTCGCCGACACCCGCGGCGTCACCGCGGTCGCTTCGATGCGGTAGGTGTATCCAGGCCCGCCATTTCGCAGCTGGTCGCGGATCTCGGCGATGTATTCGCCGTCCGCCGGCGCCGTGAACCGCACATAGCTGTCAGGATTCCGGTTGTCGTCGTTCGAGGCGAGTCCGCCTCCGTCCGCCTTGCGGATTGTCAGGACGGCGTCGATCGCCGTTCGCAGCCGGCGGCCGTAAACGTTGATGTCGAAAACCTGCCCCTTCTTGGCCGTGAACTTGTAGCAGTCGATATCCCCCGGCTTGTCGAGCTTGCCGTTCCACGCGCCCGGGGCGGGGGCCGCGATCGCTTCCTTCACCGTCTCGTTCGGTTCCTGCTCGAGGACGTTCTCGAGCGGGCTCGAGCGGAACGGGAACGACGAAGGGGCCACCCCCGTGTCGCCCGCCGCTTCGACGTAAACCAGCCCTTCATCGCCCGGTTGAGGAACGACGAAAGGCTTCGTGAACTCCCCGAGCGGATCGCCGAGGAACTGCACGTTGACCGTTTCACCCGGCTTCCCGCCGAGCGGAGAGATCGCCGCGGGCAGCGGGAACTTCCCGACATGCATCAGGTAGTAGGCGTTCCCGTCGCCGTTGTAGGAAACGTCGCGAAGCTCGATCGTGAATCGGCCATCGGCCGGCGCGACAAACGAAATCGAAGGATCGTTCCACCCCAAAGGCGTGTCGTCGCTCGTGGCGATCTCGAATTTTTTCTCGTCGAGGATCGCCAGGTAGGGATCGAAGAAGTTGCCGCTGCTGCTGACTCCCAGCCGCAGGCCGACCACTTCGATGTTCACCCGGTCCCCCTGCTTGGCGTCGAACGAGAAATAATCGACATCCTCGTTGGCGATCTGGCCGTGAATCGTGCGGTCGAGCTCGATCTGCTGGCTCTTCGTGAATTCGGTGTTCGGCTCGTTCTCTTCAACGATCGGCAGCGCGCCGACGGACAGGTTGACGATGTCGCTTTGACCCGTCGCCGTGCGAACCCGCATCCGCTGCGAGCCAAGCGGACAGTCGGCCGCGATCTTCACGACGACGTCGAGTTCCTTCCCTTTCCGCTTGTCGTCCGTCGGAACGGTCAGCGAAACGACCTCCATCCCCTTGTCGTAAAGCATCAGTTCCAGCGCGTCATCGAGCTGCTGCCCCTTGATGACGAACTTGGCTTCCGTGCCGCGCTGCACCCCGTGAGGCAGGCAGTGCTGCGCCTGCGGATCGGCG contains:
- a CDS encoding DUF6580 family putative transport protein, which produces MHAPKWKLFTALWIATLALWILPYAIERLGSLDVKSAFTGYPWNFSPFYAVSLFGGAYLANRFTAIVLPVAAYAVMNLALAWISGKPSWATEPEVWFNYACLAMFPVFGLGLQKSDAPLGPALGRSFAASIAFFLLSNLAVYFVAYPRTLLGLVDCYRMALPFFPATVGSAVFFTAVLFSTFAPKMATQPVLK
- a CDS encoding M50 family metallopeptidase, which codes for MLTLACSWLGMQWVHEAGHVLGALATGGEVERVVLHPLSISRTDLRTNPRPLVVTWAGPAFGVLAPLILWGMARGFSLDSAYLFRFFAGFCCLANGAYIGLGSFDAVGDCGELLRNGAAMGELWLFGALSSASGLILWNGQGRHFGLGNNGQPVPFRHCAGLAAITVGLISAGNLFFGTG
- a CDS encoding ABC transporter ATP-binding protein, translated to MIELKNVSIAAGEFRVSDLSFQLQRGEHVVLMGRTGRGKTTILEAICGLRPVTSGQILLGNVDVTKWDPADRRIGYVPQDLALFPTLRVHEHFAFALTIQKKPREAIEARVNEIADLLGVRGLLPRFIQGLSGGESQRVALGRALAAEPPVLLLDEPLSALDDATRLEIRGLLKQVQQKTGVTILHVTHNRQDAEALADRVLVLEDGRVSEAGNGG
- a CDS encoding ABC transporter permease — encoded protein: MASLPPQSLPQFSRRRRDVAFFAVLGTIGGCYVLLMVLLLVANAAYTAPDHFIEVLNKPEIRYALKLTLVSCTIAAVFSLWIGTALGYLLSRFRFRGKWIVDTLVDVPIVLPPLVLGLSLLILFHLPIGGHRLEDLIQEGGRWVQDRLPSWAPDALRTAQIRITYGVPAVILAQFSVACAFAIRTMRVTFDQINPRAEQVARTLGCSRGQAFTRITLPQASRGMLSAFTVAWARSLGEFGPILVFAGATRMRTEVLSTTVFLELSVGNLEASVAVSLLMVAMAFLVLGVLRLVGGELGR
- a CDS encoding PPC domain-containing protein — translated: MNHRFVASCLGAFSLAFGSAAFADPQAQHCLPHGVQRGTEAKFVIKGQQLDDALELMLYDKGMEVVSLTVPTDDKRKGKELDVVVKIAADCPLGSQRMRVRTATGQSDIVNLSVGALPIVEENEPNTEFTKSQQIELDRTIHGQIANEDVDYFSFDAKQGDRVNIEVVGLRLGVSSSGNFFDPYLAILDEKKFEIATSDDTPLGWNDPSISFVAPADGRFTIELRDVSYNGDGNAYYLMHVGKFPLPAAISPLGGKPGETVNVQFLGDPLGEFTKPFVVPQPGDEGLVYVEAAGDTGVAPSSFPFRSSPLENVLEQEPNETVKEAIAAPAPGAWNGKLDKPGDIDCYKFTAKKGQVFDINVYGRRLRTAIDAVLTIRKADGGGLASNDDNRNPDSYVRFTAPADGEYIAEIRDQLRNGGPGYTYRIEATAVTPRVSATTAEIRRYVLPNFAIPQGGAHGYQMTVARQDVGGAVRMIAENLPKGVTLDHPAEWASDGTMPFVLRAAADAPLSGAWSTLNVECGDPAKPETLARAALSQEPMLVRGRNAERMWTERQERMPVVVTNAAPFKVRLEGPKGPIVQGGGCSLKVVVERAPEYKEAINVLLLQNPPGCSSNTAAQIPKDQNETTITLNAATNAAVRMSPIAVRAFADINGRTIETCSEFIPLTVEAPFIKFEFEQAAVVQGKETPLLVKVEKRRDWDGEAEVKLVGLPAKAEAAPLKLTKDQAELVFTVKTAADTPAGTTKGVLCQVQVPLNGEQIAHSLGSGRLRVDTPPKEAPAVAAQPAAPAAAPPKPISRLEQLRLEQKARDEAAKSGGATKE